A portion of the bacterium genome contains these proteins:
- a CDS encoding DsbA family protein produces the protein MNLSPKNWLSKALCLGILAVLPACGPSQQQLEKAVGDYIQKNPQALQKPIQDAMKANRPQRAPELPLAERIKRAVQVPIDKAPVKGPADAPVTIVEFSDFQCPFCKRVLPTVDQVMKEYDGKVKLAFRHNPLPFHKDAMPAAKASMAAKDQGKFWEMHDALFATQQDLSEAGIMKAAKEAGLDMKKFEADFKSTKYDAVIQEDMEFAKSNGASGTPAFFINGVLVKGAQPFQSFKVVVDGVLNPASIPAAAPAASPAAK, from the coding sequence GTGAACCTATCCCCTAAAAATTGGCTTTCCAAAGCCCTCTGTCTCGGAATCTTGGCGGTTCTGCCGGCCTGCGGTCCCAGCCAACAACAGCTGGAGAAGGCGGTCGGCGACTATATTCAAAAGAATCCCCAGGCTTTGCAGAAGCCGATTCAGGACGCGATGAAGGCCAACCGTCCCCAGCGGGCACCCGAGCTGCCGCTGGCCGAGCGGATCAAGCGCGCGGTTCAAGTGCCGATCGACAAGGCTCCGGTCAAGGGCCCGGCCGATGCCCCGGTCACCATCGTGGAATTCTCCGATTTCCAATGCCCCTTCTGTAAGCGGGTCCTCCCCACCGTCGACCAGGTCATGAAGGAGTACGACGGCAAGGTGAAGCTGGCCTTCCGCCATAACCCGCTGCCTTTCCACAAGGATGCCATGCCGGCGGCCAAGGCCTCGATGGCGGCCAAGGACCAAGGCAAGTTCTGGGAGATGCACGACGCCCTCTTCGCCACCCAGCAGGATTTGAGCGAGGCCGGGATCATGAAGGCGGCCAAAGAAGCCGGCTTGGACATGAAGAAGTTCGAAGCCGACTTCAAATCGACCAAGTACGACGCCGTGATTCAGGAAGACATGGAATTCGCCAAGAGCAATGGCGCCAGCGGCACCCCGGCCTTTTTCATCAATGGCGTTTTGGTCAAGGGAGCCCAGCCTTTCCAAAGCTTCAAGGTGGTCGTCGACGGCGTGTTGAACCCGGCCTCGATCCCAGCAGCGGCCCCCGCGGCCAGCCCGGCGGCAAAATAG
- the ftsY gene encoding signal recognition particle-docking protein FtsY, producing MNLSTEQWIYIAAGIGVLLIVLFLLVFLRQKRQKKALSGTLTLGLEKTHDHFQVRLSELIRLSHNIDEKVYSQLEELLLGADVGVKTTQKLLRYLREDVTASGRKDIHLLKMYLRTEILKILNAHPTESLLPPKKPHVMMMVGVNGVGKTTSIGKLASLFKKNGEQVLLAAADTFRAGAVDQLKAWAGRVGVNTLAQKEGADPAAVGYDAVKAASARGMDRVIIDTAGRLHTKVNLMEELKKVRRVLDKAMAGAPHEVILVVDATQGQNALNQAREFHQALGLTGLILTKLDGTAKGGIVVGILDEIGVPIRYVGVGERLEDLKPFFATEFVDALLA from the coding sequence ATGAATTTAAGTACAGAACAGTGGATCTACATCGCCGCCGGAATCGGTGTCCTTCTTATAGTCTTGTTTTTATTGGTGTTTTTGCGTCAAAAAAGGCAAAAAAAAGCCTTATCTGGCACATTAACCCTGGGGCTTGAGAAAACTCATGATCACTTCCAAGTCCGCTTAAGCGAGCTGATCCGGCTCAGCCACAACATCGACGAGAAGGTCTATTCCCAATTGGAAGAGCTCCTGTTGGGGGCCGACGTCGGCGTGAAGACGACCCAAAAGCTGCTCCGCTACCTCCGGGAGGACGTCACGGCCAGCGGCCGGAAGGATATCCACCTCCTCAAGATGTACCTCCGGACCGAAATCCTGAAGATCCTCAACGCCCACCCGACCGAATCCCTGCTTCCACCCAAAAAACCACATGTGATGATGATGGTCGGGGTCAATGGGGTCGGCAAAACCACCTCGATTGGGAAATTAGCCTCCCTTTTTAAGAAAAATGGCGAACAGGTCCTGTTGGCCGCGGCCGATACCTTTCGAGCCGGGGCGGTGGACCAGCTCAAGGCCTGGGCGGGCCGGGTCGGAGTGAATACCCTGGCCCAGAAAGAAGGCGCCGATCCGGCGGCGGTGGGCTACGACGCGGTCAAGGCCGCCAGTGCCCGGGGCATGGACCGGGTCATCATCGACACCGCCGGCCGCCTCCATACCAAGGTCAACTTGATGGAGGAGCTGAAAAAGGTCCGGCGGGTCCTCGACAAAGCCATGGCCGGGGCTCCTCACGAAGTGATTTTGGTGGTGGATGCGACCCAGGGCCAAAACGCCCTCAACCAGGCCCGGGAATTTCATCAGGCCTTGGGGCTGACCGGCCTCATCCTGACCAAGCTCGACGGCACCGCCAAGGGCGGAATCGTCGTCGGAATCCTCGATGAAATCGGGGTTCCGATCCGTTACGTCGGGGTGGGCGAGCGTTTGGAGGACCTGAAGCCCTTTTTCGCCACCGAGTTTGTCGACGCTCTATTAGCCTAG